In Hyphomicrobium denitrificans 1NES1, the genomic stretch GCACGCCTGCCGCGAATATCCCGGCCACGGGCGCTGCGGCTACTATGATTTTCTGATGCACGAGCGCCGCTGCCAGAACGACGATACATTCGTCGCCATCACCAATCACAAGGACTGAGGGTGGCTTCCGCCCACTCGACGACAGCCGTGCCTGGCGGCCGACTCGCGGAACGCGAGTCGCCAAGCACAATTAAAAAAGCGAAACCCCGCCGCATCCTCGGATGCGCGCGGGGCCCACTAACCTTCGATGGCTTGCCCAGACTAAAACCGGGCTTTTGATGCGAGGCTCTGGTTCACCTTCACGGCAACCGCCCTCGTAAGATAGATCCAAATTGTAAAACCGACAGCTGTCATGGGCGCGGCCAAATTCTCGAGAGCGCCCGTCAAGCTGCTGACCTCGTGAACGTGAATCCTCGAGGTCCCGTCACATAGTCCGGTGGAGTCATCTCCTTCCTCGATTGTTTCGCCCTGTCACGCCTGCCGCCTTTTCCATCAGGCCCATGGACCCTTACACGCCGCATGCGCCTGACAGCTCGCCTCATCTATCACTGCTCATCGACCCCATCGGTCGAGACGCCTGTGTGATCGACAGCAACAGCAGCACCGTCACAAATTAAATCTGTGCCTCAAATGCAGTGTCGTCAAGACGTCATCTACGCGAGCGCGATCAAAAATATCGCACGGATTTACATTGGCTCTATGCGATATCCTCTGTCGTGCCGCGTTTTTTTTGCGCTATCGAACGGCAGTCAGCGAAACGATAAAAAAGGTAACATTCGTCATGTCTCCTCACACGACCGGAAGCTGTCTCTGCAAAGGCGTGGTTTTCGAAGTCGACGGAAAACTCAGTCCAGTCCTTGCATGTCATTGCTCGCAATGTGCGAAAACCAGCGGGAATTTTGCTGCTATGACCAGCTGCGCGAACGATAATCTCAAAATTCTTTCCGACGAGACATTACGCTGGTTTCAATCGTCGGAAACGGTCGAACGAGGTTTTTGCAATCGCTGCGGCGGCAATCTGTTTTGGAAGCAAACAGGCAGCAGCGACATTTACATTACTGCAGGCACGCTCGACAAACCTACCGGCCTCAAGATTGCCGAGCACATCTTCGTCGCCTCGAAATCGGATTTTTACGATCTCACCGACGGACTGCCGCAGAAAGACGAATGGTGACGGGATTTACTCCCGTCACGCGAGATCGCTCATTTGATCGGACATGCCTTGTCGCACGGTACCGTTTCGCTCTTCTCGACGGAACCGCGGAAAATCGACACCGTCTCGCGTACGCATTGGCCGCCCGATTGCACGACACGAATGACGTTGTCGCCCAGTTTAGCCTGGCAAAGAACGGACATGTCTTGCGCCACGTCAAATGCTTGGCCAGCGTTTGCTGCATCCTCTGACGCGAGTGCGCGCGGCACGACAAGATCGAGCAGGCTTGCCGTGTGCGCCGACATCGGCTTCGGTAGGCGGTCGAAGGCAATCCACTCGTAGTTCACCTGGCCATTCGGTCCGTTGATGCGGATCGAGATATCGCCGGTCTTCTGGCAACTGCCGACTTCGACGCGCGCGTTGCCTTGCGCGACGAGCGCGCGATAGTCGATCTTGCAGCCGAAATTTTTTTCGAGCAGCGCCGCCTGCGCAAGGCGATGATCGACCTGATTGAACGGCACGTCATTCTTCCAAGAGAAGTAGAGATTGCGCGCGGTCGGGATTGCGGCCGCGACCGACACGGCGAGCACGAGCAGCTTGATGAGCGTCAGCGTGCGGTTCACCGGGTGCGCGGGGTGCGAAATATTCAGCAGAGACGGAGCGTCGCTCATTGCCAGTGCCCTCATTGATAAACATGCCCGCAAAATTGTCCGAGACCCATAGTCTGGCGTCAAGGCTGAATGGCGTCGATTTGCTGACAGGCGTGTGAACGCGGAGACTACGGAACAGCGTTCTGCGATGCCAAGTTCCAGCTGAGCTGCAGGGTGTTTCACCCGCCTTCTCATACCCCCACCCCTAACCCCTCCCCGCAAGGGGGAGGGGGAGGGGAATAGAGCGGCATACGCTCGGTGGGACCTCATCCCTCCCCGCAAAGCGGAATGAGTGAGACATTTCCCGCGTAAACAGCATTGCATTGCTGTTTTGCCTTCCACTTCTCCACTCCTGCAAGAGGGAGGGGAATCTAGGCTTTCCCCGTCCTCGCGCATGGCTGAAATCCCACTTCCCCGGCAGGAAAGGAAAGCAGGGGGACCTCTCTGCGAGGCAAGCGAAGAAGATCTTCCACTTCTCTTCCTCCCCTCGACGGGGAGGGGTCGGGGGTGGGGTGAAGGGCTTGGCGGATGCCTGGAGACATGCTGCGACCGGCGCGCTCCGGCTGGGGCCCGTCTCGCCGCCGATATCGCTCCCGAAGCATTACCCGCCCCTAAACCCCTCTCCGCAAGGGGGAGGTGATTGTAGAGCCGCGTATTCAAGTCCGTCTCCGCCCCCAAACGGGAAGGGGAATTAGAGAGTGGATGTTTGATGCAACCTCCCCCTCCCCTCGACGGGGAGGGGTCGGAGGTGGCGTGATAGGCATGGCGAGTTTGGGAGGCATCCTGCAAACTCCGCTGGCCTGCGGCGCAAACCCTTGAAAAGCCGGGCATCCCACATCATTTTCGGCGCTCGCGTGGGGTCGCATTGCCCCAGCCCATGCCCTTCGGGTAGACCGTTGCCCATGAAATCACCGACAAAAAAGCCGGGCACCCGCACCGGTTCCGAATTGATGAAGACGATCCACGTGCGTGGCGCGCGTGAACACAATCTGAAAAACGTCGATCTCGAAATTCCGCGCGACGCGCTCGTCGTGTTCACGGGCCTCTCGGGCTCCGGCAAGTCGTCTCTCGCCTTTGATACGATCTACGCCGAAGGGCAACGGCGCTACGTCGAAAGTCTGTCGGCATATGCTCGGCAGTTCCTCGAGATGATGCAGAAGCCGGACGTCGATCACATCGATGGTCTGTCGCCCGCCATCTCGATCGAGCAGAAAACGACGTCGAAGAACCCGCGCTCGACGGTCGGCACGGTCACCGAGATTTACGACTATCTGCGTCTGCTGTTCGCGCGCGTCGGCGTTCCCTATTCGCCCGCCACGGGCCTGCCGATCGAAAGCCAGACCGTTTCGCAGATGGTCGATCGCGTGCTGGCGCTGCCCGAGGGCACGCGGCTGCTGCTTCTGTCGCCGGTCGTGCGCGGGCGCAAGGGTGAGTACCGGAAGGAAATCGCCGAGTGGCAGAAGAAGGGCTACCAGCGCCTCAAGATCAACGGCACCGTCTACGATATCGGTGACGCGCCGAAGCTCGACAAGAAATACAAGCACGACATCGACGTCGTCGTCGACCGCATCGTGGTGAAGAAGGATCTTGCGACGCGGCTTGCGGATTCGTTCGAGCAAGCGCTGAAGCTGTCGGACGGTCTCGCGATCGCGGAGTTCGTCGACAAGCCTCTCAACGTTCCCTCTCCCCGCAAGCGGGGAGAGGGTCAGGGTGAGGGGCAGCAACATACTGCGAAACGAGCGGCCGCCCCTCACCCCAACCCTCTCCCCATGAAGGATGGGGAGAGGGAGCAACGCGCCGTTTTGCAAAACAAGAACGAGACGCATGAGCGGATCATGTTCTCGCAGCGCTTCGCGTGCCCCGTCTCGGGCTTTACGATCGATGAGATCGAACCGCGGCTCTTTTCGTTCAACGCGCCCGCGGGTGCCTGCCCGATCTGCGACGGACTCGGATCGGAACTGCGGTTCGAGCCGGACCTCGTCGTGCCGGACTCTTCGCTCAGTCTGGAGAAAGGCGCGATCTATCCGTGGGCGAAGACCGGCGTGTCGTCGCCCTATTACGAGCAGACGCTCGAGTCGCTCGCCAAGCACTACAAAGTCTCGATGAAGACGCCGTGGGAGCGGCTGCCGAAGCACGTCCAGCTCGCGATCCTCTACGGATCGGGCGACGAGGACGTCGTCTTCACCTACTGGGACGGCACGCGCAATTATTCGACCGAGAAACCGTTCGAGGGCGTCATTGGCAACATCGCGCGGCGTTTCAAGGAAACGGACAGCGACTGGGTGCGCGAGGAGCTGTCGCGCTATCAGGCGGCGCATCCGTGCGAGGCGTGCGGCGGCTATCGTTTGAAGCCGCAGGCGCTGGCGGTGAAGATCGGCGGCAAGCACATCGGCGAGGTCTGCGATCTCTCGATCAAGGCTGCCAATGAATGGTTTTCCGAAGTTCCGAAAAGCTTCACCAAGCAGCAGTCGGAAATTGCGACGCGCATTCTCAAGGAAATCCGTGACCGGCTCAAATTTCTGAACGACGTCGGCTTGCAATACCTGACGCTGTCGCGCTCGTCCGGCACGCTGTCGGGCGGGGAATCGCAGCGCATCCGCCTCGCGTCGCAGATCGGCTCCGGCCTGACGGGCGTGCTCTACGTGCTCGACGAGCCGTCGATCGGCTTGCATCAGCGCGATAACGACCGCCTGCTCGACACGCTCAAGCACCTCAGAGACATCGGCAACACCGTCATCGTCGTCGAGCACGACGAGGATGCGATCATGACGGCCGATCACGTGGTCGACATCGGTCCGGGCGCTGGCGTGCACGGCGGCAAGATCATCGCGCAGGGCACGCCGGCCGACATCATGGACTCGCCTGAAAGCCTCACCGGCGAATATCTGTCGGGCGTCCGCTACGTGCCGATCCCGAAAAAGCGCCGCGTGCCCGATCCGTCGCGCATGCTGACCGTCACCGGCGCGCGCTCGAACAACCTCAAAGACGTCACGGCGTCGATCCCGGTCGGGCTTCTGACGTGCATCACGGGCGTCTCGGGCGGCGGGAAATCGACGCTGCTGATCGACACGATCTTCAAGGCGGTGGCGAGGAAGCTCAACAACGCCAAGGATCATCCGGGCGAGTACGACAAGATCACCGGCATCGAGAATTTCGACAAGATCATCGACATCGATCAATCGCCCATTGGTCGAACCCCGCGCTCGAACCCGGCGACGTACACGGGCGCCTTCACGCCGATCCGCGAATGGTTCGCGGGGCTGCCGGAAGCCAAGACGCGCGGCTACGAGCCGGGCCGCTTCTCGTTCAACGTCAAGGGCGGGCGCTGCGAAGTCTGCCAGGGCGACGGCGTCATCAAGATCGAGATGCACTTCCTGCCCGACGTCTACGTGACGTGCGAGGAATGCAAGGGCAAGCGCTACAATCGCGAGACGCTCGCCGTCACCTTCAAGGAGAAATCGATCGCCGACGTGCTCGACATGACGGTCGAGGAAGGCGCCGAGTTCTTCAAGGCCGTGCCGTCGATCCGCGACAAGCTCGAGACGCTGGCGCGCGTGGGCTTGGGTTACATCCACATCGGCCAGCAGGCGACGACGCTGTCGGGCGGCGAAGCGCAGCGCATCAAGCTGTCGAAGGAACTGTCACGGCGCGCGACGGGGCGCACGCTCTACATCCTCGACGAGCCGACGACGGGGCTACACTTCCACGACGTCGCGAAGCTGCTCGAAGTGCTGCACGAGCTTGCCGACGCGGGCAACACGGTCGTCGTCATCGAGCACAATCTCGAAGTGATCAAGACCGCCGACTGGATCATCGATCTCGGCCCCGAAGGCGGCGACGGCGGCGGCACCATCGTCGCGGCTGGCGCGCCCGAGGATATCGTGGGGGTTAAGGAGAGCTACACCGGGCAGTACCTGAAGCCGGTGCTGACGCGCAGACCGAAGCCCGCGAGCAAGAAGCAGGCGGCGGAGTAACGCGCCGAGCGGCCAGATTTTTGATTGCGCCGGGCGAGCTTTTTGATTGCACACGGCGACTCCCCTGCGGGGAGCCGGCCGCCGTGTGCGAACAAAAACTAAACGGAATGTCCTAGTTTAAGGTAGCCATACTAAATGGCGGGTGCGCCGCATGACCACCCGCCACCGTTATCAATCAATTGTAGACGTCATCCAAAGGCATCTCGTAGGTATCGCCAAACTTCGGCGTACCGCGATTTAGCATTCGCATAAATTGGGTATCGTTCGCGGCGGCGTCCATGTAGGCCATCACTTTGATAAGGTGCGCCTTCAATTCAGGAAGGCCGTAGTCTTCTGTCGCATGTTGATGGTGCTTGTTCTTTCGATAGCCTGCCGGAAGCCGCGGATTGATCTTGTCGAGCTTCCGTCTCGCGCATGGAACAAGGCGATCATACACGATGTCATTGACCCAGTGCCCGACGAATGCCGGACGGTTGAGTGCCACGTAACTGGGGTAGCCCTTGACTTTGATGAGCTTGACCCAGAATTCATCCGGGAACGTCTTTGCCCACTTGCGCGCATGGTCTTGAAGGTATTTGTCGAGAATGTCAGCAACTCGCTGCCCCTCGATAGTCTTCCAGTACCCGGACTCCTGGTAGATGATCGAATCTAGCGTTGTGTTCGCTAGGGCGATGAGCATGTCCTGTGCGCGTTGCGCGAGAAACTTCTGCGTCTCGGTGAGTTTAGCTTTCAGGATCGCGCGCAGAATTTCGATGAACGTGCTAGTCTCGATGCCGTGAACCGTCACACCGGGTCCGCCAGATTCGGACCCGGTACCCAAGTATTTGAAAACAATAGGGTTATCTATCTTTTTTCTAAGATTTTCGTCGATTTCGGACCCGATGTTTTGGCGCGACAAAGTTCGCCAGAGAGCGCTTCCGCCTTCTGACTTGAGGCCGAGCGCGCTTGCAGCGGCGCGCTTGCTGAGCACACAACGCGGTTGCCGTTGCTGTTCGCCATCCATCTCGTCCAGGATGTATCCGTCCACATCTGGACCAAGCTGCGTGATCGTCGCTTTGTAGTGTGAGGTAATTGTCATGGCGTGACTCCAATGGCCCGCTCGATTGTGAGATCGAAGACGTTTGCCGTTTCGCGGTGATTGAAGCGATACGAGAATTCATTGATGTACGCAGGCAGATGACGCAACGAGACCTTGTGGTACTGGCCGACGATGCCCCTTTTCAGAAGCGCCCAAAACGACTCGATTGAATTTGTGTGCGAGCCGTCGTCGGCCACGTACCAGACCTTATGGTTGACCGTCTGGTGGGGCATGAACGTCTTGATGCCAACGTATCCCTGATACTCGTCTGTGATGAGGATCGAGTTCGCCGTATCGACATTACGGCGAACCAGCGCGGAGATACCTTTGGCACGCAGGTTTTTCTTGCTGACCACTTGCGTCCGAACCTTGCCACCGCGCTCGATCATGCCGACGACGGCGGGCTTCTTGGTCCCGCGCCCGCGAGGATTGCTACCGCCGCCCTGGCCACCTGACCCAATATTGCCCTTGCGCGGTTTTCCTCCGATGTACGTTTCGTCCATTTCGATCATGCCGGTTAGCAGGTCGCGATGATCGCGCTGCTCCATTGCTTTGCGGATTTGCATCGCCATCCGCCATCCGGTGTTCTTGTTGACTTCCAGATCGCGCGCGATCTGCCGTGCTGAAAGACCTTTCTTGGCATTAAGGACGAGCGCCACGGCCAAGAACCACTTTTGAAGCGGCAAGTGCGTGTGATGGAAAATTGTGCCCACCGTAACGCTGAAGGAGGTTTTGCAGTTGTTGCAGTGGTGCCTCTGTTCAGACGGCATTGGGGATACGCGGCTAGACTGGCAGTACGGGCAGACGGGTACGCCGCGCCAACGCACAGACTCAAGGTAGGCAACGCAAGCCTCTTGCGTTGGGTATTTCTGGAAAATTTGGATCAGGTTCATGGCTACCGCCTGCTAGGACGGTAGCACAATGACAGACTCTACCCGTGGTGTCAACTACCTTAAACTAGGACATTCCGAAACTAAATCTGCCAATCCGGCGGTGATGACCGGCAGGCTTCGAACAGCGACGCTTCCGGACAGAAACAGGGCGCGCCTCTGCCGGGCTGGCGCGCATCGAGCCATGCCAGGCACTCGCGTGCAGTTGCAGTTGAGGCATTTCCTACGCGCTTCGACGATAGCGGCGCCCGCTCCGCAGCGGACGAGCTTGCCTCTATCGACGTTGAGTTGATTGATCATTTCCGACAAACGGCTCGCCTGCCGCTCGACCTGCCTCTGCGTGGAGCAATCCATCACGCACACTCCTTGGGCTTTTATTATTTTCAGTATGCGAGTCCGCTAAGCACGGATTGCGAGGTGGGGTGTTGATGCAGGTCAAGGTGGGCGACGAGGTATCGTCGTCGTGGGGGCAGCCCGAGGACATCGTGAAGGCAAAAGAGAGCTTCACCGGGCGGTATCTGAAGCCGGTGCTGACGCGCAGACCCAAGCCCGCGAATAATCTGACTCTGCAGAGCGCATGTCGCCCTAGCCCCACCGCCTGTTGATAGCGCGTCAAATTCTTTTCTCGGACCTAGCGAATCACTTTAGGCAACGGCCGTTGGTCTACCTTCGACCTGAAAGCGAAGCGACGACGTCACCTTCAAGGCTACCACCGGAAGCGCTGCTCCGGGCGTGTGTACGACCGCCATCGGCAGGTTCATCCGACATAGGTTCGGTAACCGGTCAGACGGTCGACGCGAGCCCGCTAAGCGCGGAGCCAGCGGATAGCCGTGCACAGGCATGACAGAGCGCCGGGAAGATCCAGCTGTCATGCCTGTTGACACCGCAAAGTACCCACGGCCGAGCAAGCATTTCACTATCGCGACCGCAAATCGTATCTGGGAGGCGAGCAGAGACGCTTCGCGCAATCCAGGCGTCGCTGGAATTGACGGCGTGTCAGCTACTCAATTTTCTCAAAACTTACAAAACAACCTGCGCATCCTATCTCGATCAGTTATCGCAGGATCATTTCGATTCAAAAATTTGCGCCCTTTTTTTCCGCCTAAAAAAAACGGTGGACATCGCGTGATATGCGTACCAACGGTGGCTGACCGGCTTGTTCAACGAATGATCGTCGAAAGCCTGACCACAAACGACAGATTCCGACTGGTGAACGACGCCAGTTACGGCTTCATCCGAGGACGGAGCGTCAGAGACGCTGTTGCAAAAGCGATCGCAACAAGGACCAACTACGAATGGGTCCTAAAGACTGACATTGAGTCTTACTTTGACCGCATCAGTCGCGATGAGCTTGCCGACAAGATAAAGAGAAAACTCGGCCAACACAGCTTAGTGCCCTTACTGCTTCAGGCGATCAGGTGTGAAGTTCGGACGAAATCTCACAGAGATCGAGACAAGCTTGCTGCATCGGGCGTCGTGCATGGACAAGGGCTGAGACAAGGCATGCCTCTTTCACCGTTGCTGTCCAATCTTGTCCTCGGCAATTTTGATAGGAAGGTTCAAAAGGCGGGCTTTCGCTTTCTTCGTTACGCAGACGATCTTATTGTATTTGGTGCAAGCAAGTCTGAAGTTGAAGCGGCGTTTGGATTAATCGTGTCAGAGTTGGAGAAGCTAGGTCACACCGTTCCCGAACCGGGCGAAAAATCAAAAACCCAGTACGTCTGCCCGCAGAAGCCGGTGGAATTTTTGGGAGTTGATATTTTCTTCAAAGGTGAGGCTAACTCATACGTTTGCAGGATACCC encodes the following:
- a CDS encoding GFA family protein, with amino-acid sequence MSPHTTGSCLCKGVVFEVDGKLSPVLACHCSQCAKTSGNFAAMTSCANDNLKILSDETLRWFQSSETVERGFCNRCGGNLFWKQTGSSDIYITAGTLDKPTGLKIAEHIFVASKSDFYDLTDGLPQKDEW
- the uvrA gene encoding excinuclease ABC subunit UvrA, with translation MKSPTKKPGTRTGSELMKTIHVRGAREHNLKNVDLEIPRDALVVFTGLSGSGKSSLAFDTIYAEGQRRYVESLSAYARQFLEMMQKPDVDHIDGLSPAISIEQKTTSKNPRSTVGTVTEIYDYLRLLFARVGVPYSPATGLPIESQTVSQMVDRVLALPEGTRLLLLSPVVRGRKGEYRKEIAEWQKKGYQRLKINGTVYDIGDAPKLDKKYKHDIDVVVDRIVVKKDLATRLADSFEQALKLSDGLAIAEFVDKPLNVPSPRKRGEGQGEGQQHTAKRAAAPHPNPLPMKDGEREQRAVLQNKNETHERIMFSQRFACPVSGFTIDEIEPRLFSFNAPAGACPICDGLGSELRFEPDLVVPDSSLSLEKGAIYPWAKTGVSSPYYEQTLESLAKHYKVSMKTPWERLPKHVQLAILYGSGDEDVVFTYWDGTRNYSTEKPFEGVIGNIARRFKETDSDWVREELSRYQAAHPCEACGGYRLKPQALAVKIGGKHIGEVCDLSIKAANEWFSEVPKSFTKQQSEIATRILKEIRDRLKFLNDVGLQYLTLSRSSGTLSGGESQRIRLASQIGSGLTGVLYVLDEPSIGLHQRDNDRLLDTLKHLRDIGNTVIVVEHDEDAIMTADHVVDIGPGAGVHGGKIIAQGTPADIMDSPESLTGEYLSGVRYVPIPKKRRVPDPSRMLTVTGARSNNLKDVTASIPVGLLTCITGVSGGGKSTLLIDTIFKAVARKLNNAKDHPGEYDKITGIENFDKIIDIDQSPIGRTPRSNPATYTGAFTPIREWFAGLPEAKTRGYEPGRFSFNVKGGRCEVCQGDGVIKIEMHFLPDVYVTCEECKGKRYNRETLAVTFKEKSIADVLDMTVEEGAEFFKAVPSIRDKLETLARVGLGYIHIGQQATTLSGGEAQRIKLSKELSRRATGRTLYILDEPTTGLHFHDVAKLLEVLHELADAGNTVVVIEHNLEVIKTADWIIDLGPEGGDGGGTIVAAGAPEDIVGVKESYTGQYLKPVLTRRPKPASKKQAAE
- a CDS encoding P63C domain-containing protein — translated: MTITSHYKATITQLGPDVDGYILDEMDGEQQRQPRCVLSKRAAASALGLKSEGGSALWRTLSRQNIGSEIDENLRKKIDNPIVFKYLGTGSESGGPGVTVHGIETSTFIEILRAILKAKLTETQKFLAQRAQDMLIALANTTLDSIIYQESGYWKTIEGQRVADILDKYLQDHARKWAKTFPDEFWVKLIKVKGYPSYVALNRPAFVGHWVNDIVYDRLVPCARRKLDKINPRLPAGYRKNKHHQHATEDYGLPELKAHLIKVMAYMDAAANDTQFMRMLNRGTPKFGDTYEMPLDDVYN
- a CDS encoding IS1595 family transposase, with translation MGTIFHHTHLPLQKWFLAVALVLNAKKGLSARQIARDLEVNKNTGWRMAMQIRKAMEQRDHRDLLTGMIEMDETYIGGKPRKGNIGSGGQGGGSNPRGRGTKKPAVVGMIERGGKVRTQVVSKKNLRAKGISALVRRNVDTANSILITDEYQGYVGIKTFMPHQTVNHKVWYVADDGSHTNSIESFWALLKRGIVGQYHKVSLRHLPAYINEFSYRFNHRETANVFDLTIERAIGVTP
- a CDS encoding reverse transcriptase domain-containing protein; the encoded protein is MPVDTAKYPRPSKHFTIATANRIWEASRDASRNPGVAGIDGVSATQFSQNLQNNLRILSRSVIAGSFRFKNLRPFFPPKKNGGHRVICVPTVADRLVQRMIVESLTTNDRFRLVNDASYGFIRGRSVRDAVAKAIATRTNYEWVLKTDIESYFDRISRDELADKIKRKLGQHSLVPLLLQAIRCEVRTKSHRDRDKLAASGVVHGQGLRQGMPLSPLLSNLVLGNFDRKVQKAGFRFLRYADDLIVFGASKSEVEAAFGLIVSELEKLGHTVPEPGEKSKTQYVCPQKPVEFLGVDIFFKGEANSYVCRIPKNVKLQILTDISEEYAYANIVKRFGDLGALARSLSGVPAAYRNAYSHADDWPAFEPQLRKECSRAFLGVYEAIFGKQAISGLEAKARAFLGIKDIQFD